A region of Myxococcus stipitatus DSM 14675 DNA encodes the following proteins:
- a CDS encoding adenylyltransferase/cytidyltransferase family protein: MSTLEKIQTLEQVAEARARWKAEGRTVALANGVFDLLHVGHVRYLEGARELADVLVVAVNSDASTRAYKGPGRPHIPEGERAELVAALACTDRVIVFDEPNVRGIIRALKPDVHVKGTDYTPESIPEGDEVRAYGGRTAVSGDPKDHSTTELARRLGRESAK; the protein is encoded by the coding sequence ATGAGCACCTTGGAGAAGATTCAGACGCTCGAGCAGGTGGCCGAAGCACGCGCCCGCTGGAAGGCCGAGGGGCGCACGGTGGCGCTCGCCAACGGCGTGTTCGACCTGCTGCACGTGGGCCACGTGCGCTATCTCGAAGGGGCCCGCGAGCTGGCGGATGTGTTGGTGGTCGCGGTGAACTCGGATGCGTCGACGCGGGCGTACAAGGGACCCGGGCGTCCGCACATTCCGGAGGGCGAGCGAGCGGAGCTGGTCGCGGCGCTTGCGTGTACGGACCGTGTCATCGTCTTCGACGAGCCCAACGTGCGCGGCATCATCCGGGCGCTGAAGCCGGACGTGCATGTGAAGGGCACGGACTACACGCCGGAGAGCATCCCCGAGGGGGACGAAGTCCGAGCGTACGGCGGGCGCACGGCGGTATCGGGAGACCCGAAGGACCACAGCACGACGGAGCTGGCGCGCCGGCTGGGGCGCGAGAGCGCGAAGTAG
- the lpxK gene encoding tetraacyldisaccharide 4'-kinase has translation MKTDSPTAIERVFYPPSPEPWSRRMVLSPLTALSWTYAAAVHLRGALYDLGVLRAERVEGLRVVSVGNLNVGGTGKTPAVLHLAELLVRAGRKVGILTRGYGRRSTEALTFVGAESLPSVEEAGDEPLLLASRCPSVRLFVSADRVASAYRARDEYGLDTVLLDDGFQHRRLARDEDLVVVDEAVGLGNGHMLPRGPLREPASSMKRATLLWVRTSTPTASDVQAAPGGGLEVRVPMGQGIPRVRARYGPSAWVDPEGRLHPTDALRGQGVLALAGLGRPGGFLKTLKSLGVEVLDAALYPDHHRFTAEELRDVEARAARCGGRVVTTEKDAVRLPPGFAAWKVRLGVEVVEGEGHLHRALGLSAASADL, from the coding sequence GTGAAGACCGATTCCCCCACCGCCATCGAGCGGGTCTTCTATCCGCCATCGCCCGAGCCATGGAGCCGGCGCATGGTGTTGTCTCCTCTCACGGCGCTGTCGTGGACCTATGCCGCGGCGGTGCACCTGAGAGGGGCGCTGTATGACCTGGGGGTGCTGCGCGCGGAGCGGGTCGAAGGACTGAGAGTCGTCTCCGTGGGCAACCTCAACGTGGGGGGGACGGGGAAGACGCCCGCGGTGCTTCACCTCGCGGAGCTGTTGGTGCGAGCAGGACGCAAGGTGGGCATCCTGACGCGAGGCTACGGGAGGCGCTCGACGGAGGCGCTGACCTTCGTGGGCGCGGAGTCGTTGCCTTCGGTGGAGGAGGCGGGGGATGAGCCCTTGTTGCTCGCGAGCCGCTGTCCGAGTGTGAGGCTCTTCGTGAGCGCGGACCGGGTCGCGAGTGCCTATCGAGCGCGAGACGAGTACGGACTGGACACGGTGCTGCTCGATGACGGTTTCCAGCATCGGCGCCTTGCGCGGGACGAGGACCTGGTGGTGGTGGACGAGGCGGTGGGGCTGGGCAATGGCCACATGCTCCCTCGAGGGCCGCTTCGCGAGCCCGCGTCCTCGATGAAACGGGCGACCCTGCTGTGGGTCCGCACGTCCACGCCGACCGCCTCCGATGTGCAAGCCGCACCTGGCGGTGGCTTGGAGGTTCGAGTCCCGATGGGCCAGGGGATTCCTCGAGTCCGGGCGCGCTATGGCCCATCAGCCTGGGTGGACCCGGAGGGGCGGCTCCATCCGACGGATGCCCTGCGCGGCCAGGGTGTCCTGGCGTTGGCGGGGCTTGGTCGGCCAGGGGGCTTCCTGAAGACCCTGAAGTCGTTGGGCGTGGAGGTCCTCGATGCGGCGCTCTACCCGGACCATCACCGCTTCACGGCGGAGGAGCTCCGGGACGTGGAGGCCCGGGCCGCGAGGTGCGGGGGGCGGGTGGTGACGACCGAGAAGGACGCGGTGCGTCTGCCCCCGGGTTTCGCGGCGTGGAAGGTGCGGCTGGGGGTGGAGGTGGTGGAGGGGGAGGGCCACTTGCACCGAGCGCTTGGCCTGTCGGCCGCGTCTGCCGACTTGTGA
- a CDS encoding bifunctional heptose 7-phosphate kinase/heptose 1-phosphate adenyltransferase, protein MAAVSPVRSSPLPSRLPLAFARRRVLLVGDLVADHYIYGQTDRVSREAPVLIVRYESAEVKLGGGANVAANVRALSGQVTAVGVLGADEMGGELRRLFSESGVRLHAVGGRGLATETKTRILAGGVSTTRQQMLRLDRGQHAALPPRVRKALAKHVAEAARDADAVVVSDYGAGVLGDEVREVLRKLAADGLPVCVDSRYALPSFSGLTVCKPNEPELEALSGRSVRSEEDLLAAGREALRRLDCRALLVTRGRHGMALFDAEGGVDFIPVHGAKAAVDVTGAGDTVIATFALSVAAGASFGEAARLANVAGSMVVQKPGTATVSRDELLAELRSSR, encoded by the coding sequence ATGGCCGCGGTCTCGCCCGTTCGCTCGTCGCCCTTGCCCTCCCGTCTGCCGCTCGCGTTCGCGCGCCGCAGGGTGCTGTTGGTGGGGGACCTTGTTGCAGACCACTACATCTACGGTCAGACGGACCGGGTGAGCCGAGAGGCCCCGGTGCTCATCGTCCGCTACGAGTCCGCCGAGGTGAAGCTCGGCGGTGGGGCGAATGTCGCGGCCAACGTGAGAGCGTTGTCGGGACAGGTGACGGCCGTGGGGGTGCTGGGCGCGGATGAGATGGGAGGCGAGCTGCGCCGCCTGTTCTCCGAGTCAGGCGTCCGACTGCACGCGGTGGGGGGCCGAGGCCTCGCGACGGAGACGAAGACGCGCATCCTCGCCGGAGGCGTGAGCACCACGAGGCAGCAGATGCTGCGCCTCGACCGGGGACAGCACGCGGCGTTGCCGCCCCGAGTGCGCAAGGCCCTGGCGAAGCATGTGGCGGAAGCAGCCCGGGACGCGGACGCGGTGGTTGTCTCGGACTACGGCGCGGGAGTGCTGGGAGACGAGGTGCGCGAGGTCCTCCGGAAGCTGGCGGCGGATGGCCTGCCGGTGTGTGTGGACAGCCGTTATGCGCTGCCCTCGTTCTCGGGGCTGACGGTGTGCAAGCCCAATGAGCCGGAGCTGGAGGCGCTGTCGGGGCGCTCGGTTCGCTCGGAGGAGGACTTGCTGGCCGCGGGGCGTGAGGCGCTGCGCAGGCTCGATTGCCGCGCGCTGTTGGTGACGCGAGGCCGTCACGGCATGGCCCTCTTCGATGCGGAGGGCGGTGTCGACTTCATCCCAGTGCATGGTGCCAAGGCGGCGGTGGACGTGACGGGGGCGGGGGACACGGTGATTGCGACCTTCGCGCTGTCGGTGGCGGCGGGGGCCTCGTTCGGTGAGGCGGCGCGGTTGGCCAACGTGGCGGGGTCGATGGTGGTGCAGAAGCCGGGGACCGCGACGGTGTCTCGGGACGAGCTGTTGGCGGAGCTGCGGAGTTCTCGATGA
- a CDS encoding glycosyltransferase family 4 protein, producing MTLIIHPHFHKRYTGVTRHVESVVPSLVKDLGSETRVMGSALSEDLPRITWPELLRRSRQEPVVWHAHRNNELLAGMLLKLVGRQVRLVFTRHTSMEPSGFTRFLARGADALVSLTRQVAEVMGLPSTVISHGIDLKRFHPPEDRAKAWEKLGQGRRFGVGVIGRVRKEKGQGDFLEAVRPLLPGYPEWQSVLVGLAKGSDLEWINGLRAGIEDRVSLVGEQSVIEPWYQGLTVLVHPSYVEGYSLVHVEAMASGCCVVASKLPYLDTLIEHGRTGFFFEPGDAKALRELLDMLMREPERAREVGRNAAEEARRRCGVEHEAHALDSLYRTLVGR from the coding sequence ATGACACTCATCATCCACCCGCACTTCCACAAGCGCTACACGGGCGTCACGCGCCACGTCGAGTCGGTGGTTCCCTCGTTGGTGAAGGACCTGGGCTCGGAGACGCGAGTCATGGGTTCGGCGCTGAGTGAGGACCTGCCGCGAATCACCTGGCCGGAGCTGTTGCGCCGCTCGCGTCAGGAGCCCGTGGTGTGGCACGCGCATCGGAACAACGAGCTCCTCGCGGGCATGTTGTTGAAGCTCGTGGGGAGGCAGGTGCGGCTGGTCTTCACGAGGCACACGTCGATGGAGCCCAGCGGCTTCACGCGTTTCCTCGCGCGAGGCGCCGACGCCCTGGTCTCGCTGACGCGGCAGGTGGCGGAGGTGATGGGGCTGCCGTCGACGGTCATCTCGCATGGCATCGACCTGAAGCGCTTCCATCCACCAGAGGACCGCGCGAAGGCGTGGGAGAAGCTGGGGCAGGGGCGCCGCTTCGGGGTGGGCGTCATCGGCCGGGTCCGGAAGGAGAAGGGGCAGGGTGACTTCCTGGAGGCGGTGCGTCCGCTCCTACCCGGGTATCCCGAGTGGCAGTCGGTGCTGGTGGGATTGGCGAAGGGCTCGGACCTGGAATGGATCAACGGCCTGCGTGCGGGCATTGAAGACCGGGTGTCGCTCGTCGGAGAGCAGTCGGTCATCGAGCCTTGGTACCAAGGGCTGACCGTGCTGGTGCATCCGTCCTACGTGGAGGGGTATTCGCTGGTGCACGTGGAGGCGATGGCGTCTGGTTGCTGTGTGGTGGCGTCGAAGCTGCCGTACCTGGACACGCTCATCGAGCACGGGCGCACGGGCTTCTTCTTCGAGCCGGGGGACGCGAAGGCGCTGCGCGAACTCTTGGACATGTTGATGCGCGAGCCGGAGCGAGCGCGAGAAGTGGGGCGCAACGCGGCGGAGGAGGCGCGGCGGCGGTGCGGCGTGGAGCACGAGGCTCACGCGCTGGACTCGCTGTACCGCACGCTCGTGGGGCGGTGA
- a CDS encoding 3-deoxy-D-manno-octulosonic acid transferase yields MRLLYILATYLLFPLLFPVLCLYRKTRHGLWQRLGFYARGALPQRGDGPVVWLHGASAGDLLALSPMFGPLRARFPGCQLILSTMTDSGHAMATGRLAKDIDGVVYVPYDLWGATRRAVKAIRPDILVLEYTEVWPNLIRAAKRGGARVVMTNGRFSPANLGRYRWLFRLIGNPLKDFDLMLMRTEDEAERARSLGAQPDWVKVTGNTKFDSLASGPAAEDGALREALGLPVGATVWIAGSTHEGEEDTLLGVYARLLSRWPELRLVIAPRYVDRAARVVSLAREAGLRVGLRSQGNPERAQVVVLDTIGELSRAYRLATVVFVGGSFTKRGGQNILEPAGQGRPVLFGPHMDNFRDSVTVLSGHGGLQVADAEALHTRLVELLEDPGRITELGALALETVGRISGASDRNAEAMTTLFPHGRPTPR; encoded by the coding sequence ATGCGACTCCTCTACATTCTCGCCACGTATCTTCTCTTCCCGCTGCTCTTCCCGGTGCTGTGCCTGTACCGGAAGACGCGCCATGGCCTGTGGCAGCGGCTGGGGTTCTATGCGCGAGGTGCGCTGCCCCAGCGAGGTGACGGGCCCGTGGTGTGGTTGCATGGCGCGAGCGCGGGAGACCTGCTCGCGCTCTCCCCGATGTTCGGTCCGCTGCGGGCTCGCTTCCCCGGATGCCAGCTCATCCTGTCGACGATGACCGACAGTGGCCACGCGATGGCCACGGGCCGGCTCGCGAAGGACATCGACGGCGTGGTGTATGTGCCGTACGACCTGTGGGGCGCGACGCGCAGGGCCGTGAAGGCGATTCGTCCGGACATCCTGGTGCTCGAGTACACGGAGGTCTGGCCCAACCTCATCCGCGCGGCGAAGCGAGGCGGCGCGCGCGTGGTGATGACCAACGGGCGCTTCTCCCCAGCGAACCTGGGGCGTTACCGGTGGTTGTTCCGGCTCATCGGCAATCCGCTGAAGGACTTCGACCTGATGTTGATGCGGACGGAGGACGAAGCGGAGCGAGCACGAAGCCTGGGCGCGCAGCCTGACTGGGTGAAGGTGACGGGGAACACGAAGTTCGACTCCCTGGCCTCGGGGCCCGCGGCGGAGGACGGTGCGCTGCGCGAGGCGCTCGGGCTCCCGGTGGGCGCGACGGTCTGGATTGCTGGCAGCACGCACGAGGGCGAGGAGGACACCCTGTTGGGCGTCTATGCGCGGCTGCTCTCGCGGTGGCCGGAGCTGCGGCTGGTGATTGCACCCCGGTATGTGGACCGGGCGGCGCGCGTGGTGTCACTGGCGCGCGAGGCGGGGCTGCGCGTGGGCCTTCGCTCGCAGGGCAATCCCGAGCGGGCGCAGGTGGTGGTGCTGGACACCATCGGCGAGCTGTCGCGAGCGTATCGCCTGGCGACGGTGGTCTTCGTGGGGGGCTCGTTCACGAAGCGGGGCGGGCAGAACATCCTGGAGCCCGCGGGGCAGGGGCGGCCGGTGTTGTTCGGTCCGCACATGGACAACTTCCGAGACAGTGTGACGGTGCTTTCGGGACACGGAGGACTGCAGGTGGCGGACGCGGAGGCGCTGCACACGAGGCTCGTGGAGCTGCTGGAGGACCCAGGCCGCATCACGGAGCTGGGAGCCCTGGCCTTGGAGACGGTGGGACGAATCTCGGGTGCGAGCGACCGGAACGCGGAGGCGATGACGACGCTCTTCCCTCATGGAAGGCCCACGCCGCGATGA
- a CDS encoding PHP domain-containing protein yields MKQGSGWLRKAMGKGVRAVLGLVLLVLGICGFFTVPASLTEYPVVLPKEGQPRWARGAFHVHTTRSDGHGSPLEVARAAKAAGLDFVVLTDHNDFAPPPPTWVEGVLLIPAVEISTSAGHLVAFGMYQPLEGMKRWMPASDAVRAVHAAQGMAVLAHPVQRHNPWTDEASAHEAEGFELYSADTFFRHAMSHPMSRLLPAVGAYLAKPMHGVMVLVAPEPGPGERFMELSREESKVAFCAHDAHGLPSYESVFRSLAMYLPPDIVAWPLPEDAKAAANLVTYALRGGTSVCAFRALGEPEGFTMEGMDAERREARVGDVLEVHIPGIPDPERVRVEVWGAGRLGQDGTSVELTGEGVVRVEVWVQAPGRFFGSEWRPWIVPSPVRVLPRGPGI; encoded by the coding sequence ATGAAGCAAGGCAGTGGGTGGCTCCGGAAGGCCATGGGCAAGGGCGTGCGAGCGGTGTTGGGGCTCGTCCTGTTGGTGCTGGGCATCTGTGGTTTCTTCACGGTGCCGGCTTCGCTGACGGAGTATCCGGTGGTCCTCCCGAAGGAGGGCCAGCCGAGGTGGGCGCGAGGGGCCTTTCACGTCCACACCACGCGCTCGGATGGGCACGGCAGTCCCCTGGAAGTGGCGCGCGCGGCGAAGGCGGCGGGCCTCGACTTCGTGGTGCTGACCGACCACAACGACTTCGCTCCCCCACCCCCCACGTGGGTCGAGGGGGTCCTGCTGATTCCAGCCGTGGAGATCTCCACCTCGGCGGGTCACCTGGTGGCGTTCGGCATGTATCAACCGTTGGAAGGCATGAAGCGGTGGATGCCCGCGAGCGACGCCGTTCGAGCGGTCCACGCGGCGCAAGGCATGGCCGTCCTCGCGCATCCCGTGCAGCGCCACAACCCGTGGACGGACGAGGCAAGCGCGCATGAAGCGGAGGGCTTCGAGCTGTACTCGGCGGACACGTTCTTCCGCCATGCGATGAGTCACCCGATGAGCCGGCTCTTGCCCGCCGTGGGCGCCTATCTGGCGAAGCCGATGCATGGGGTGATGGTGCTCGTCGCGCCGGAGCCTGGACCCGGAGAGCGCTTCATGGAGCTGTCGCGCGAGGAGTCGAAGGTTGCGTTCTGCGCGCACGACGCCCACGGCCTGCCGTCCTACGAGTCCGTGTTCCGGTCCCTCGCGATGTATCTGCCACCGGACATCGTGGCCTGGCCGCTGCCCGAGGATGCGAAAGCAGCGGCGAACCTCGTGACGTATGCGCTGCGGGGGGGGACCTCCGTCTGTGCGTTCCGGGCGCTGGGGGAGCCGGAGGGCTTCACGATGGAAGGCATGGACGCCGAGCGCCGGGAGGCCCGTGTGGGAGACGTGCTCGAGGTGCACATCCCGGGCATCCCCGACCCGGAGCGGGTGCGCGTCGAGGTGTGGGGAGCGGGTCGGTTGGGGCAGGACGGGACGTCCGTGGAGCTGACGGGAGAGGGTGTGGTGCGCGTGGAGGTGTGGGTTCAGGCGCCTGGGCGTTTCTTCGGGTCGGAGTGGCGGCCCTGGATTGTGCCGAGCCCCGTGCGTGTACTGCCTAGGGGCCCTGGCATCTGA
- a CDS encoding Trm112 family protein, with protein MPVLDSGLLAVLGCPRCKGCLSVHVERGLETLRCASCRCDWPVEDGVPHLLPELGRRWDSTSE; from the coding sequence ATGCCGGTGCTGGATTCGGGGTTGCTCGCGGTGCTGGGGTGCCCCCGATGCAAGGGATGCCTGTCAGTGCACGTAGAGCGGGGCTTGGAGACGCTGCGCTGCGCGTCTTGCCGGTGTGACTGGCCCGTGGAGGACGGAGTGCCCCACCTGCTTCCCGAACTGGGACGCCGGTGGGACTCAACTAGCGAGTGA
- a CDS encoding glycosyltransferase, whose product MRILHLLASPFYSGPAENVGLLALAQREAGHEVTVAVDRRRKDVPAEEPAVPRLRELGLLDEGGLELSVKSPPWGVLRDWSRLRARSVDVVHSHFSHDHFLARWGRPSGDTVVVRSLHAPRSLRSSLPAADGYTVPASSLLPRLLEQGKLAQVLPALVDPRFHPTEDREALRRELGLKGAPVVGMVSTFQPSRRHEVGVEAFALYRQQRPEARFVLVGDGQLLEPTRKLVASRGLSDAVVFAGYQQGEDFVRWLRALDEVWLLGLGNDWSARAAAQARACGVRVVAVEEGALPDLADVRVAEPTPSAVVHAAMSSQRAPVVHPTNASIAEDVLALYRKAAQARHDSRARG is encoded by the coding sequence ATGCGCATCCTGCACTTGCTGGCGAGCCCCTTCTACAGCGGACCGGCGGAGAACGTGGGGCTGCTCGCGTTGGCGCAGCGGGAGGCGGGCCACGAGGTGACGGTGGCGGTGGACCGTCGGCGCAAGGATGTCCCCGCGGAAGAGCCCGCGGTGCCGCGTCTTCGCGAGCTGGGCCTGTTGGACGAAGGGGGCCTCGAGTTGTCCGTGAAGTCGCCGCCATGGGGCGTGTTGAGGGATTGGTCTCGGCTGCGAGCAAGGTCGGTGGACGTGGTGCATTCGCACTTCAGTCACGACCACTTCCTCGCGAGATGGGGTCGGCCGAGCGGGGACACGGTGGTCGTGCGCTCCCTGCACGCACCGCGCTCGCTGCGGTCCTCGCTGCCCGCGGCGGATGGCTACACGGTGCCGGCGAGCTCGCTGCTGCCTCGGTTGTTGGAGCAGGGGAAGCTGGCGCAGGTCCTTCCGGCGCTGGTGGACCCGCGCTTCCACCCCACCGAGGACCGTGAGGCGCTGCGTCGCGAGCTGGGTCTGAAGGGCGCGCCCGTCGTGGGCATGGTCTCCACCTTCCAGCCCTCGCGTCGGCATGAGGTGGGGGTGGAGGCATTCGCGCTCTATCGCCAGCAGCGGCCGGAGGCGCGTTTCGTCCTGGTGGGGGATGGGCAGTTGCTGGAGCCGACGCGGAAGCTTGTCGCGTCGCGAGGCTTGTCGGACGCGGTGGTGTTCGCCGGCTACCAACAGGGCGAAGACTTCGTGCGGTGGTTGAGGGCGTTGGACGAGGTGTGGTTGTTGGGATTGGGGAACGACTGGAGCGCGCGAGCGGCGGCCCAGGCTCGTGCGTGTGGCGTGCGGGTGGTCGCGGTGGAGGAAGGAGCGCTCCCGGACCTGGCGGACGTGCGGGTGGCGGAACCCACGCCTTCGGCGGTGGTACATGCCGCGATGTCGAGCCAGCGCGCGCCGGTGGTGCATCCGACGAACGCGAGCATCGCCGAGGATGTCCTCGCGCTGTACCGCAAGGCCGCCCAAGCGCGTCATGACTCGAGGGCCCGAGGGTGA
- a CDS encoding ABC transporter ATP-binding protein, with protein MRRTLWRLLRYTRPHVAVLVVAFVCMALVGLTTGAYAYLTGPALRFLLSGGEQGFAGANRVPWLGDLPRDAALWGFPLVMVVVGAVKGVGYLGQFYFMGLFAQRVVKDVRRELFLKLTSLSPAQLARERQGDLLSRFSADVTAVETAAMYTVGSYLRDSLQVLILAGVALSMSPLLGGLMLVVIPLAALPASRLTRKVLKGTREGQTQLGHLAGQLHEGLGGLRTIQAFNGQEAELARFASHAKAHEEAVVGAAWARGAVPGVMEVLAAAALAGALAFAASTRLMEPEALLSLLTAVILVYQPVKDLGRVTQFAMQAGAAGERLFALLDLTHPVADAPDAVPAPPLAHALRLEDVRFAYGERPALDGVTLELKAGQVTALVGGSGGGKSTVTSLLLRFERPQSGRMTLDGVDVDRYTAASLRQQFALVTQEPLLFQGSVLENLRYARPDATREEVEAAAKVANADGFIRGLPQGYDTRIGERGVTLSGGQRQRLCIARAVLARAQVLVLDEATSSLDPESEREVQAALAMVLPGRTALVIAHRLSTVVSADVLHVMEAGRAVESGTHAELLQKGGRYAALWRMQTEGPAERGAA; from the coding sequence ATGCGGCGGACACTCTGGCGACTGTTGCGTTACACGCGCCCGCATGTGGCGGTGCTCGTGGTGGCATTCGTATGCATGGCGTTGGTGGGCCTGACGACGGGGGCGTACGCGTACCTCACGGGCCCCGCGCTGCGCTTCCTGTTGTCGGGAGGCGAGCAGGGCTTCGCCGGCGCGAACCGGGTGCCCTGGCTGGGAGACCTGCCGCGCGACGCGGCGCTCTGGGGCTTCCCGCTGGTGATGGTGGTGGTGGGCGCGGTGAAGGGCGTGGGGTACCTGGGCCAGTTCTACTTCATGGGGTTGTTCGCGCAGCGGGTGGTGAAGGACGTGCGGCGGGAGCTCTTCTTGAAGCTCACCTCGCTGTCGCCCGCGCAGCTCGCGAGGGAGCGGCAGGGGGACCTGCTCAGCCGGTTCTCGGCGGACGTCACCGCGGTGGAGACGGCGGCGATGTACACGGTGGGCTCGTACCTGCGGGACAGCCTCCAGGTGCTCATCCTCGCGGGGGTGGCGCTGTCGATGAGTCCGCTGCTGGGCGGGCTGATGCTGGTGGTGATTCCGCTCGCGGCGCTGCCCGCGTCCCGGCTGACGCGCAAGGTGTTGAAGGGGACGCGCGAGGGGCAGACGCAGCTGGGGCACCTGGCGGGCCAGCTCCACGAGGGGTTGGGAGGGCTTCGGACGATTCAAGCCTTCAACGGGCAGGAGGCGGAATTGGCGCGGTTCGCGTCGCACGCGAAGGCGCATGAGGAGGCCGTGGTGGGTGCGGCCTGGGCTCGAGGCGCGGTGCCAGGGGTGATGGAAGTCCTCGCGGCCGCGGCGTTGGCGGGGGCGTTGGCCTTCGCGGCGAGCACGCGGCTGATGGAGCCGGAGGCGCTGCTCTCGCTGCTGACCGCGGTCATCCTGGTGTACCAGCCGGTGAAGGACCTGGGGCGGGTGACGCAGTTCGCGATGCAGGCGGGGGCGGCGGGGGAGCGGCTGTTCGCGCTGCTGGACTTGACGCATCCGGTGGCGGATGCGCCGGACGCGGTGCCGGCTCCGCCGTTGGCGCATGCGCTGCGCCTGGAGGACGTGCGCTTCGCGTATGGCGAGCGCCCGGCGTTGGACGGGGTGACGTTGGAGTTGAAGGCGGGGCAGGTGACGGCGCTGGTGGGAGGAAGCGGTGGAGGCAAGAGCACGGTGACGTCGCTGCTCCTTCGCTTCGAGCGTCCCCAGTCGGGCCGGATGACGCTGGATGGGGTGGACGTGGACCGGTACACGGCCGCGAGCCTTCGTCAGCAGTTCGCGCTGGTGACGCAGGAGCCGCTGTTGTTCCAGGGGTCGGTGCTGGAGAACCTTCGCTACGCGCGACCGGACGCGACGCGTGAGGAGGTGGAGGCGGCGGCGAAGGTCGCGAACGCGGACGGCTTCATCCGAGGGCTTCCCCAGGGCTACGACACCCGCATCGGCGAGCGGGGTGTGACGTTGAGCGGGGGGCAGCGTCAGCGGTTGTGCATCGCGAGAGCGGTGCTCGCGCGCGCCCAGGTCCTGGTGCTGGACGAGGCGACGAGCAGCCTGGACCCGGAGAGCGAGCGCGAGGTGCAGGCCGCGCTGGCGATGGTGCTCCCGGGGCGCACGGCGTTGGTCATCGCGCACCGGCTGTCCACCGTGGTGAGCGCGGACGTGCTCCACGTCATGGAGGCGGGCAGGGCGGTGGAGAGCGGCACTCACGCGGAGCTGCTCCAGAAGGGCGGACGCTACGCGGCGCTGTGGCGGATGCAGACGGAGGGCCCCGCCGAGCGAGGCGCGGCGTGA
- a CDS encoding glycosyltransferase family 9 protein, protein MSWHKQLELWAKLALALVASVLFWRPGRKLRPGSSIPVPRKVLLVRPDNRVGEALLTTPLLRTLKAHVHPAPEVHVLVHAKVARVLAGHPDADSVIAFDRRRIWMGPLAPGIRALRRAGYDLVVDCANWESPSVTSALVSRLAGPRAVVIGPSVWPVTRLHSLSVPARADTRNEAVQRTHLLTPVTGGTIARGLSFREPSISESFRAFMAADASTPRAVINPGGRLGPRRIPPEAFAAAARALLAAGRVPIVTWGPGEEELARTVVAAAPGARLAPATNLDELAALMRDAGLTVCNNTGPMHLSVSVGAPTLAFFLRMDMERWGHAITPHRMVDLTSIVDGAAGQGLENRAAEEARSFAEQLTR, encoded by the coding sequence ATGTCCTGGCACAAGCAGCTCGAGTTGTGGGCGAAGCTGGCGCTAGCGCTCGTGGCGTCCGTGCTGTTCTGGCGCCCCGGCCGCAAGCTCCGTCCTGGCAGTTCCATCCCCGTCCCCCGGAAGGTCCTGCTCGTGCGGCCCGACAACCGCGTGGGCGAGGCCCTGCTCACCACCCCTCTTCTTCGGACCCTCAAGGCCCACGTCCACCCCGCCCCCGAGGTCCATGTCCTGGTCCACGCCAAGGTGGCGCGAGTCCTCGCCGGCCATCCGGACGCGGACTCCGTCATCGCCTTCGACCGGCGGCGAATCTGGATGGGCCCCCTGGCCCCCGGCATCCGAGCCCTGCGCCGCGCCGGGTATGACCTGGTCGTGGACTGCGCCAACTGGGAGTCCCCCTCGGTGACGAGCGCCCTCGTCTCTCGACTCGCGGGCCCTCGCGCGGTCGTCATCGGCCCCTCGGTGTGGCCCGTGACGCGCCTGCATTCGCTCTCCGTCCCGGCGCGCGCCGATACCCGCAACGAGGCCGTCCAGCGCACGCACCTGCTCACCCCCGTCACGGGAGGCACCATCGCCCGAGGGCTCTCCTTCCGAGAGCCCTCCATCAGCGAGTCCTTCCGTGCCTTCATGGCCGCGGACGCGTCCACCCCCCGGGCCGTCATCAATCCAGGGGGACGGCTGGGCCCTCGGCGTATCCCCCCCGAGGCGTTCGCCGCCGCCGCCCGCGCCCTGCTCGCGGCGGGCCGTGTTCCCATCGTCACGTGGGGCCCTGGGGAGGAGGAGCTGGCTCGCACCGTGGTCGCCGCGGCGCCGGGAGCACGGCTCGCCCCCGCCACGAACCTGGATGAGCTCGCCGCCCTCATGCGCGACGCGGGCCTCACGGTCTGCAACAACACCGGGCCCATGCACCTGTCGGTGTCCGTCGGGGCTCCGACCCTCGCCTTCTTCCTCCGCATGGACATGGAGCGTTGGGGTCATGCCATCACCCCTCATCGGATGGTCGACCTCACGAGCATCGTCGATGGCGCGGCGGGACAGGGACTCGAGAATCGTGCAGCCGAGGAGGCTCGCTCCTTCGCGGAGCAGCTCACTCGCTAG